A stretch of the Actinoalloteichus fjordicus genome encodes the following:
- a CDS encoding phosphotransferase, protein MPRDLRTIDLGGVVLGEVLRVSDKSLLALGERDGLSVVIKVLLTDEEFWQAKFHHETRIYQAFARNPPPVRVPGLLHTNGHSVLVVEHIPGQPVDTERYPAQPLSTAALATVLDTVTAFAGWTPPPGVLAPVFDYPDRVERYYHSGFFDADDRAALHALLALTLPPWKANHGDPLPANLLLTEPSGCVLLDFEFTGLFLPGFDLALLRTLLVDTPGAHDAVDALVGEAEIEMPFLINQAIVLSRELRLHTELPDDEFRARRLAQLYPQWDAFRARLHRRR, encoded by the coding sequence ATGCCGCGTGACCTGAGAACTATTGATCTCGGCGGTGTAGTGCTGGGCGAGGTGCTGCGCGTCAGCGACAAGTCCCTGCTCGCGCTCGGCGAGCGCGACGGCCTGTCCGTAGTGATCAAGGTGTTGCTCACCGACGAGGAATTCTGGCAGGCCAAGTTCCACCACGAGACGCGGATTTATCAGGCGTTCGCAAGGAACCCACCGCCGGTTCGGGTGCCCGGACTACTGCACACCAACGGGCACAGCGTCTTGGTCGTCGAGCACATTCCCGGCCAGCCGGTGGACACCGAGCGTTACCCCGCGCAGCCCTTGTCAACAGCCGCACTCGCCACCGTGCTGGACACCGTCACAGCCTTCGCTGGCTGGACGCCGCCCCCCGGCGTGCTGGCGCCCGTGTTCGACTATCCCGACCGGGTGGAACGGTACTACCACTCCGGGTTCTTCGACGCCGACGACCGTGCCGCTCTGCACGCCCTGCTCGCGCTGACGCTACCGCCGTGGAAGGCCAATCATGGCGACCCGCTGCCAGCGAACCTGCTGCTCACCGAGCCAAGCGGATGTGTGCTGCTGGACTTCGAATTCACCGGCTTGTTCCTGCCCGGATTCGATTTGGCGCTGCTGCGCACTCTGCTCGTGGATACCCCGGGCGCCCACGACGCCGTCGACGCCCTAGTGGGAGAGGCTGAGATAGAGATGCCTTTCCTGATCAATCAGGCGATCGTGCTTTCGCGTGAGCTGCGCCTGCATACGGAGCTGCCCGACGACGAGTTTCGCGCCCGACGACTGGCCCAGCTCTACCCACAGTGGGACGCTTTCCGGGCACGCCTGCACAGGCGTCGGTGA
- a CDS encoding glycosyltransferase family 4 protein produces the protein MRIALVHRDLHATTRGGIGTLYRALALLFHAAGHEIVLITQHTPDPLTLTGIRTLALPRTDDLGRHRQAVETALADVRPDVVESSSWEAETLHYVRRPSPARAPVVVRGDLSAATMRAFSHLITAERELLYAAEKVLAVSEFAAGDLAAAYGIPQPVVIANGVERDRFLPGPVTLPTGGRWITLAADATAATSRSLASPSTSLPPPWSSPEGERHRLVWVGKTTPMKGWDRLERLAGELVDVAHITVLLGHAPPLSPITLSGVEDTVTIVQDLPAEDLPGFYRAGDFLLSTSRWEGFGLAIAEALACGTPVLLPADLGTAPELLAAGGGHTYRTAADLRAILADVAPAATLPAWFDWDTAAAETLAVYRTLHKETMVT, from the coding sequence GTGCGCATCGCGTTGGTGCACCGGGATTTACACGCTACGACGAGGGGCGGAATCGGAACCCTCTACCGAGCGCTCGCCCTGCTGTTTCACGCCGCGGGCCACGAAATCGTTCTCATCACTCAGCACACCCCAGACCCCCTCACTCTCACAGGCATCCGAACGCTCGCGTTGCCCCGCACCGACGATCTCGGCCGCCATCGTCAAGCGGTGGAGACGGCACTGGCTGACGTGCGACCGGACGTCGTGGAATCCTCCTCGTGGGAGGCCGAAACCCTGCACTATGTACGACGACCTTCTCCGGCGCGGGCGCCGGTCGTAGTTCGCGGCGACCTCTCCGCGGCCACCATGCGCGCCTTCAGTCATCTGATCACCGCCGAACGTGAGTTGCTGTACGCCGCCGAGAAAGTGCTGGCAGTCAGCGAGTTCGCCGCCGGCGATCTGGCCGCCGCCTACGGCATCCCGCAGCCGGTGGTCATCGCCAATGGCGTCGAGCGCGACCGCTTCCTGCCCGGCCCCGTCACGCTCCCGACCGGCGGCCGGTGGATCACGCTCGCGGCCGACGCCACTGCGGCGACCAGCCGGTCCCTTGCCAGCCCGAGTACATCGTTGCCGCCGCCGTGGAGTAGCCCTGAGGGCGAGCGGCATCGCCTGGTGTGGGTGGGCAAGACGACACCCATGAAAGGGTGGGACCGCCTTGAGCGGCTGGCCGGTGAACTCGTCGACGTCGCGCATATCACGGTGCTGCTGGGGCACGCCCCGCCTTTGTCCCCGATCACGCTGTCCGGCGTCGAGGACACCGTGACGATCGTGCAGGACTTGCCCGCAGAGGATCTGCCGGGCTTCTATCGGGCGGGGGACTTCCTGCTGTCGACCTCGCGGTGGGAAGGATTCGGCCTGGCCATCGCTGAAGCGTTGGCCTGCGGCACCCCGGTGCTGCTGCCCGCCGACCTCGGCACCGCACCGGAGCTTCTCGCGGCTGGCGGCGGCCACACTTACCGCACCGCCGCTGATCTCCGTGCCATCCTCGCCGACGTTGCGCCAGCGGCAACGCTGCCCGCCTGGTTCGACTGGGACACCGCAGCGGCCGAGACACTCGCGGTCTACCGCACGCTGCACAAGGAAACGATGGTGACGTAA
- a CDS encoding glycosyltransferase, which translates to MLTEARAHADQVDLDSYDLVSLHFGNLEIEQLVPAFWADRRVDRPDPPVVYHVHTLAPTLLHEHVPDRRWNSVVQEAIRTLDGYVFFGQYARHQLAGTMPDDVPGGIAWLPTTIPVGTSPNARPALAAALDTPPGIPVISLYGYAAPWKDASLLRSVLERMRVPARVVLAGDLWNQPEQAGVDLGAFVKGPIRVGTGELVVVPGYLGPADRAALVLASAAGVFPYRSHPSFQGSGAIADYLAHAVPVVATDVANLAELVGDAGRIVPTGDPELMATALDSIVGHGVVSVNVARCANARAEQFTGATHAARCLAIYQHVLDADRRRKV; encoded by the coding sequence ATGCTCACCGAAGCACGTGCCCACGCCGACCAGGTCGATCTGGACAGCTACGACCTGGTGTCGCTGCACTTCGGCAACCTGGAGATCGAACAGCTCGTCCCCGCGTTCTGGGCAGATCGACGGGTTGACCGCCCCGACCCGCCGGTGGTGTACCACGTGCACACCCTTGCCCCGACCCTGTTACACGAGCACGTACCCGATCGACGCTGGAACAGCGTCGTTCAAGAGGCAATCCGCACCCTCGACGGCTACGTATTCTTCGGACAGTATGCGCGCCACCAACTGGCCGGCACGATGCCCGACGATGTTCCTGGCGGGATTGCCTGGCTGCCTACCACGATCCCGGTCGGAACTTCACCCAATGCCCGGCCAGCGCTCGCCGCAGCCCTGGACACACCGCCGGGGATACCGGTGATCAGCCTCTACGGTTACGCCGCACCGTGGAAGGACGCGAGCCTGCTCCGCTCCGTGCTCGAGCGGATGCGCGTGCCGGCACGGGTTGTACTGGCTGGAGATCTCTGGAATCAGCCCGAGCAGGCTGGTGTCGACCTGGGTGCCTTCGTGAAGGGGCCGATTCGGGTCGGTACTGGCGAGCTGGTCGTGGTACCTGGTTACCTCGGCCCGGCCGATCGGGCCGCACTTGTCCTGGCTAGCGCGGCCGGGGTGTTCCCTTACCGGTCGCACCCTAGCTTTCAAGGCAGTGGTGCCATCGCCGACTACCTCGCCCACGCCGTCCCCGTAGTGGCGACCGACGTCGCGAACCTGGCTGAACTCGTCGGCGACGCAGGCCGGATCGTGCCCACCGGCGATCCGGAGCTCATGGCGACCGCACTGGACAGCATCGTCGGCCATGGCGTTGTCTCGGTGAACGTCGCTCGCTGCGCCAATGCTCGTGCCGAGCAGTTCACCGGTGCTACCCACGCAGCGCGATGCCTGGCGATATACCAGCACGTGCTCGACGCCGACCGGCGGAGGAAGGTATGA
- a CDS encoding histidine phosphatase family protein has product MKPTRLTLARHGEAHCNVHGIIGGPRGCTGLTDHGYQQAHQLADRLRIDHAQTPITAAYTTPLRRARETADIIGHSLGLSITTLDDLREPDYGDADGKSWTEVVAAFGRIPAHHPDQPIAPGAEPWSAYLRRANATLCDILHRHTEGTVLIIGHGETVTAAAHLFLNLAASLRANTAFAVHYASITRWEQQPLAWTRPEAGWRWTLLNHNDTTHLTR; this is encoded by the coding sequence ATGAAACCGACCCGATTGACCTTGGCTCGGCACGGAGAAGCCCACTGCAACGTCCATGGCATCATCGGCGGCCCGCGGGGCTGCACCGGTCTCACCGACCACGGCTACCAGCAGGCCCATCAGCTGGCCGACAGGCTGCGCATCGACCACGCCCAAACCCCGATCACCGCCGCTTACACCACCCCGCTTCGACGGGCGCGTGAGACGGCCGACATCATCGGCCACAGCCTTGGGCTGTCCATCACCACTCTGGACGATCTGCGCGAACCCGACTACGGCGACGCCGACGGAAAATCATGGACCGAAGTCGTGGCCGCATTCGGACGCATCCCCGCCCACCATCCCGACCAGCCCATCGCGCCCGGCGCCGAACCCTGGTCCGCCTATCTCCGACGTGCCAATGCGACCTTGTGCGACATCCTCCACCGGCACACCGAGGGCACCGTGTTGATCATCGGGCACGGCGAAACCGTCACCGCCGCAGCCCACCTGTTCCTCAATCTGGCCGCTAGCCTCCGCGCGAACACCGCGTTCGCCGTGCACTACGCCAGCATCACCCGCTGGGAACAACAACCACTCGCCTGGACCCGCCCCGAAGCCGGCTGGCGCTGGACCTTGCTGAACCACAACGACACCACCCACCTCACTAGGTAA
- a CDS encoding HAD family hydrolase — translation MVTAVLFDVGETLLDDSREWGAWSDWIGVPRHTFSTVLGAVTAAGRDNAETFEYFKPGFDVARERALREEAGLGERIEDCDLYSDVRPGLAALRARGLWIGVAGNQTARAAELLRALELPVDCIATSGEWGAAKPSPEFFTRAAQMVPDGPGETVYVGDHRDNDVVAARAEGFRTALIRRGPWGYLWADDPLVRRDAEWVIDSIHDLPGLLFSR, via the coding sequence ATGGTGACTGCGGTGTTGTTCGACGTGGGCGAGACGTTGCTGGACGATTCGCGGGAGTGGGGTGCGTGGTCCGACTGGATCGGCGTTCCCCGCCATACGTTCTCGACAGTGTTGGGTGCAGTTACCGCCGCTGGCCGGGACAACGCCGAGACGTTCGAGTACTTCAAGCCCGGCTTCGACGTCGCGCGCGAACGGGCGCTGCGCGAGGAGGCTGGTCTCGGTGAGCGCATCGAGGACTGTGACCTCTACAGCGATGTGCGGCCCGGCTTGGCCGCTCTGCGAGCACGTGGCTTGTGGATCGGGGTGGCAGGCAATCAGACGGCTCGCGCAGCTGAGCTGTTGCGTGCGCTGGAGTTGCCGGTGGACTGCATCGCGACCTCCGGGGAATGGGGAGCCGCCAAACCCTCGCCCGAATTCTTCACCCGCGCCGCCCAGATGGTGCCCGACGGGCCGGGCGAGACGGTGTACGTCGGTGACCACCGGGATAACGACGTCGTGGCCGCGAGGGCAGAGGGGTTCCGCACGGCGTTGATTCGGCGCGGTCCATGGGGGTACCTGTGGGCTGACGATCCGCTGGTACGTCGCGATGCGGAGTGGGTGATCGATTCGATCCATGACCTGCCAGGTCTGCTGTTCTCCCGGTGA
- a CDS encoding helix-turn-helix domain-containing protein → MEGVHAMAARPVTPLAAAREAAGYTQENLAVALGVERTTIGRWDRGIQSPQPWQRRGLAAALQISLDALDDLLRRTVRRPAADTSTAQGSSVSSPVTNAAGRMVHRNQSVPEVDVIHAGIPRLRRALDRLDLPDDGPTRSPDDLRSEIIRASDDRLQSRYGGLARRLPGLIAELARAGQLGDTAGRRDAAALLTLALRAADGVAFKAGYLDLSARLIDMMRSTAQIAEDPLLLAVVAYVRTESFFATGDLDTAARALDVATDHVPDLDQISSSAAFGALHMRAAVVAGRAGKADVATDHLREARRAAVGVPEGIYLGTAFGPASLRIHELAVAVELRDPPGIERAASWNPPDELPAERRSHYFIDLARAQLDLGYHDDAYLCLQTARQAAPEHVRTHPQVRQSLSTLLRTHNAPSTGLLDLAAWARAR, encoded by the coding sequence ATGGAAGGGGTACACGCGATGGCAGCACGGCCTGTCACCCCGCTTGCTGCTGCTCGCGAGGCCGCCGGTTATACCCAGGAGAATCTGGCCGTGGCTCTGGGAGTTGAGCGGACCACTATCGGACGCTGGGACCGTGGGATCCAGTCACCTCAGCCCTGGCAGCGGCGCGGCCTCGCCGCCGCTCTACAGATTTCACTCGATGCACTTGATGACCTGTTGCGGCGCACCGTTCGGCGACCTGCGGCCGACACGAGTACGGCCCAGGGCTCGTCTGTGTCGAGCCCGGTGACGAATGCGGCGGGGCGGATGGTTCACCGGAACCAATCGGTACCCGAGGTCGACGTCATCCATGCTGGCATCCCGCGCCTGCGCCGTGCGCTTGACCGGTTGGACCTGCCCGACGACGGACCGACCAGGTCTCCGGACGACCTGCGCAGCGAGATCATCCGGGCCAGCGACGATCGGCTTCAATCTCGTTATGGCGGTCTCGCCCGCCGCCTCCCCGGCCTCATCGCCGAACTCGCCCGCGCCGGTCAGTTGGGTGACACGGCAGGTCGGCGCGACGCCGCCGCCCTGTTGACCTTGGCCTTGCGGGCTGCTGACGGCGTTGCATTCAAGGCTGGCTACCTGGACTTGTCCGCCCGGCTGATAGACATGATGCGCTCGACTGCTCAGATCGCCGAGGACCCGCTGTTGCTGGCTGTCGTGGCGTACGTCCGCACCGAAAGCTTCTTTGCCACCGGCGACCTGGACACCGCCGCCCGCGCTCTCGACGTTGCCACTGACCACGTGCCCGATCTCGACCAGATCTCCTCGTCGGCCGCGTTCGGTGCTCTGCACATGCGCGCTGCGGTGGTGGCTGGCCGAGCGGGCAAGGCTGACGTGGCGACCGACCATCTGCGTGAGGCTCGTCGCGCTGCGGTTGGCGTGCCGGAGGGCATCTACCTGGGCACCGCGTTCGGACCGGCTTCCCTGCGCATACACGAACTCGCGGTCGCCGTTGAACTACGAGATCCACCGGGTATCGAACGTGCGGCGTCCTGGAATCCGCCCGACGAGCTCCCAGCCGAGCGCCGCTCCCATTATTTCATCGATCTAGCCCGTGCCCAACTCGACCTCGGTTACCACGATGACGCTTACCTGTGCCTTCAGACCGCTCGGCAGGCCGCGCCCGAACACGTTCGCACCCACCCGCAGGTCCGTCAGTCCCTGTCAACATTGCTGCGCACTCACAACGCGCCCAGTACTGGCCTGCTCGACCTCGCGGCGTGGGCCCGCGCTCGTTGA
- a CDS encoding ML domain-containing protein, whose translation MATDLVEDRSDETYLLQVQDITLTPEVPEPGKPLRWDLTARLAEQVDLAEVECQVQVKLGLITLLRRTYMLPELLKAYGAELSGDLHPPAGEWKQTWTMNLPKEIPRGDFRVYVQSFTGGGEEKDFCDLFLHVDFRR comes from the coding sequence ATGGCTACCGATCTGGTCGAGGACCGCAGCGACGAGACCTATCTCTTGCAGGTGCAGGACATCACGTTGACCCCGGAGGTCCCGGAGCCCGGGAAACCACTGCGCTGGGACCTGACCGCCCGGCTCGCCGAGCAGGTCGACCTGGCCGAGGTCGAATGCCAGGTCCAGGTCAAGCTGGGGTTGATCACGCTGCTCCGACGGACCTACATGCTTCCCGAGCTGCTCAAGGCGTACGGGGCGGAACTGTCCGGCGATCTCCACCCGCCCGCCGGGGAGTGGAAGCAGACCTGGACCATGAACCTTCCGAAGGAGATCCCGAGGGGCGACTTCCGCGTCTACGTGCAGTCCTTCACCGGCGGCGGCGAGGAGAAGGACTTCTGCGATCTCTTCCTGCATGTCGACTTCCGACGCTAG
- a CDS encoding TrmH family RNA methyltransferase → MTEIISSASNQLVKRVRALGDRRRRQREGAFVVEGIQPVWRAVAAGWPIETLLVAPDLLRESAASAMVAEQEARGVRVARLSKELFQRLSDRDSPPGLAAIVRGRTSELKTLEVTPGAVFAVLHEVGNPGNLGTIIRTVDAVGGAGVILVGDCTDPFAPAAVKASMGSLFAVDVAHVRTADGFFDWVREHGVQVVTTSGRADDEHWSTEYRTPIAILLGSEGDGLPEDLIDRGDHCVRIPMVGTAESLNLAVAAGVLLYEARRHLVGSAE, encoded by the coding sequence ATGACCGAAATCATCAGCAGCGCGTCGAATCAGCTGGTCAAGCGGGTACGGGCGCTGGGTGACCGACGGCGTCGCCAGCGTGAAGGCGCCTTCGTCGTCGAGGGCATCCAACCTGTCTGGCGGGCGGTCGCAGCGGGCTGGCCGATCGAGACCCTGTTGGTCGCCCCGGACCTGCTCCGCGAGTCGGCGGCGAGTGCCATGGTGGCCGAGCAGGAGGCGCGGGGCGTGCGAGTGGCACGACTCAGCAAGGAGCTGTTCCAACGGCTGTCCGACCGAGACAGCCCGCCAGGGCTCGCCGCGATCGTGCGGGGCCGGACCAGCGAGCTGAAGACACTCGAAGTCACCCCGGGTGCGGTGTTCGCCGTCCTGCACGAGGTGGGGAACCCCGGCAACCTGGGGACGATCATCCGCACCGTCGACGCGGTCGGCGGCGCAGGAGTGATCCTGGTCGGCGACTGCACCGACCCGTTCGCACCCGCTGCGGTGAAGGCGAGCATGGGATCGCTGTTCGCGGTCGACGTTGCACACGTCCGGACTGCCGACGGCTTCTTCGACTGGGTCCGCGAGCACGGCGTGCAGGTCGTCACCACCTCCGGCCGGGCCGATGACGAGCACTGGTCCACCGAGTACCGCACGCCGATCGCCATCCTGCTCGGCAGCGAGGGCGACGGGCTCCCCGAAGACCTCATCGACCGCGGTGATCACTGTGTGCGAATCCCGATGGTGGGCACCGCTGAGTCACTCAACCTGGCCGTCGCTGCGGGCGTGCTGCTGTATGAGGCGAGACGTCACCTGGTCGGCTCTGCCGAGTGA
- a CDS encoding TrmH family RNA methyltransferase: MKLQHIGAQHPRIRQLISIQKNSAPNPHKLFVAEGLWAHNLLLNNDVTVDAFFWCPEAAYGDEARKRADELMSRANSAYQISAKTLERISERDRPDGLISLAALPRYTPADVQLPPNALVIIADGMEIPGNLGTLIRTFDACRGDCLILTNRRTRLTHPKVFRASQGMLLTTPIIEFDQIEDAVDWLREWDVEVYLSDTRDSRNYRQYDYGKGRTAFVLGAERYGIPKAWSQPDFNRVFVPMLGNADSLNVSVSAAVLLYEARAQKEGW; encoded by the coding sequence GTGAAATTGCAACACATCGGAGCGCAGCATCCGCGGATTCGCCAACTCATATCGATTCAAAAGAATTCGGCACCGAATCCGCACAAACTCTTCGTCGCGGAAGGCCTGTGGGCGCATAACCTGCTGCTCAACAATGACGTGACGGTCGATGCGTTCTTCTGGTGCCCGGAAGCTGCTTACGGTGATGAGGCCCGCAAGCGTGCCGACGAGCTGATGAGTCGCGCCAATTCGGCGTACCAGATTTCCGCGAAGACGCTTGAGCGGATCTCCGAGCGGGACCGGCCGGACGGATTGATATCGCTTGCGGCCCTCCCGCGATATACGCCTGCGGACGTGCAGCTGCCGCCGAATGCGCTGGTGATCATCGCCGATGGCATGGAGATCCCCGGCAACCTCGGTACCCTCATCCGCACCTTCGACGCCTGTCGTGGTGATTGCCTGATACTGACGAACCGTCGCACTCGACTCACGCATCCGAAAGTGTTCCGGGCCAGCCAGGGGATGCTGCTGACGACGCCTATCATCGAGTTCGACCAGATCGAGGACGCCGTCGACTGGCTGCGCGAATGGGACGTCGAGGTGTACCTCAGCGATACCAGAGACTCGCGCAACTATCGGCAGTATGATTATGGGAAGGGTCGCACGGCGTTTGTTCTCGGCGCCGAGCGGTACGGGATACCGAAGGCGTGGAGCCAGCCCGACTTCAACCGGGTGTTTGTGCCGATGCTCGGCAATGCCGACTCGCTTAACGTCTCGGTCTCGGCGGCCGTCCTGTTGTATGAGGCAAGGGCGCAGAAAGAAGGCTGGTGA
- a CDS encoding acyl carrier protein: MAVYEGAVAQVWADVIGVDVSEVDTVTSFFDVGGNSFLLIKLVDELNSVLGIETDIVALLEYSTIEEFVAHCNSRLDRAESEPA, from the coding sequence ATGGCAGTGTACGAAGGAGCAGTTGCCCAGGTGTGGGCCGACGTTATCGGGGTGGATGTCTCCGAGGTCGATACGGTCACCAGCTTCTTCGATGTCGGGGGAAATTCATTCCTGCTGATCAAGTTGGTCGACGAACTAAATTCGGTCCTGGGCATCGAGACGGACATCGTCGCATTGTTGGAATACTCGACGATCGAAGAGTTCGTCGCCCACTGCAACTCTCGGCTTGACCGTGCGGAGTCAGAGCCAGCTTGA
- a CDS encoding ABC transporter ATP-binding protein yields the protein MSARTLPVAGEKTIRRFVGTLARRHKRDLAVVLLQYGLAAASGLVGPRLLGDMVQSVRDGTTVGHVTVLACALLGFTLIQVFLIRVAFRSAGRLAATVLAEIREKFVDDALALPLADVERSDDGDLVTRASRDVDMLRRTMQLAVPQVTEAVVWIVLSVGAILLVSWQLAFALLVIAPPLVLVNRWYLSRSYGAYLREAEASARITEGLSATVAGASTVEAFGLEADRMRRTGQDTRSWYGAVGRTLRLRTVLYPVEEFLFVAPLTLALLLGGYAYGQGWVDLGQVTAATLYILQAMVPLEVLLDWVPTLQQGKVSLARLLGVADTTTKPAPTSQDRTISSADLSTSAVQFGYEDGPDVLHGIDLTVRPGERLAIVGQTGSGKSTLARLLSGIYHPRAGAVHISGVPLHEIPLHELRQHVMLVTQDQYIFGGSLRDNLEMSTSRAGRDVRPQPDDVALWTALETVGASGWVADLPEKLDTAVGTSGEPLTDAQAQQLALARLLLADPPVVILDEATSQLSPGSARSLERALATVLAGRTVIAIAHRLHTAYDADRIAVMEHGRLVEVGSHQDLLDQGGAYARLWSSWL from the coding sequence ATGAGCGCGCGCACGCTTCCCGTAGCAGGCGAGAAGACGATCCGCCGCTTCGTGGGGACGCTCGCGCGTCGCCACAAGCGGGATCTGGCCGTGGTTCTGCTGCAGTACGGGTTGGCCGCAGCGAGCGGTCTGGTCGGGCCCAGACTGCTGGGCGACATGGTTCAGTCCGTGCGCGACGGCACGACGGTCGGCCACGTGACGGTCCTCGCGTGCGCCCTACTCGGATTCACTCTGATCCAGGTCTTCCTGATCCGTGTCGCCTTCCGTTCGGCGGGCAGACTGGCCGCGACGGTCCTGGCCGAGATTCGGGAGAAGTTCGTCGACGATGCGCTGGCGCTTCCCCTGGCCGACGTCGAGAGATCCGACGACGGCGATCTGGTGACGCGCGCTTCGCGGGACGTCGACATGTTGCGACGAACCATGCAGCTCGCGGTACCCCAGGTCACCGAAGCAGTGGTGTGGATCGTGCTCAGTGTCGGTGCCATCCTGCTGGTGTCGTGGCAGCTCGCGTTCGCGCTGCTGGTCATCGCGCCGCCTCTCGTACTCGTCAACCGGTGGTACCTGTCCCGCAGTTACGGCGCGTACCTCCGCGAAGCCGAAGCCTCGGCACGCATCACAGAAGGCCTGTCAGCCACCGTTGCGGGTGCGAGCACCGTCGAGGCATTCGGCCTGGAGGCCGACCGGATGCGCCGCACCGGTCAGGACACCCGATCCTGGTACGGCGCCGTCGGCAGGACGCTGCGGTTGCGGACGGTCCTCTACCCGGTCGAGGAGTTCCTCTTCGTCGCGCCGCTGACCTTGGCCCTGCTGCTCGGCGGGTACGCCTACGGCCAAGGCTGGGTCGACCTGGGCCAGGTCACCGCTGCGACGCTGTACATCCTGCAGGCGATGGTTCCCCTCGAGGTCTTGCTTGACTGGGTGCCCACGCTCCAGCAGGGAAAGGTGTCGCTGGCGCGTCTGCTCGGCGTCGCAGACACCACGACGAAGCCGGCACCGACGAGCCAGGACCGCACCATTTCTTCGGCCGACCTGTCCACGAGCGCCGTTCAGTTCGGCTATGAAGACGGGCCGGACGTGCTGCACGGGATCGACCTCACGGTGCGGCCCGGCGAGCGGCTCGCCATCGTGGGTCAGACCGGAAGCGGCAAGTCGACGCTCGCCCGGCTGCTGTCCGGGATCTACCATCCACGTGCAGGCGCCGTGCACATCTCTGGCGTGCCGTTGCACGAGATTCCGCTGCACGAACTGCGCCAGCACGTGATGCTGGTGACCCAGGACCAGTACATCTTCGGTGGCTCGCTCCGGGACAACCTCGAGATGTCCACCTCGCGGGCCGGTCGGGACGTGCGTCCACAGCCCGACGACGTCGCGCTGTGGACGGCGCTGGAGACGGTTGGCGCGAGCGGCTGGGTCGCCGACCTCCCGGAGAAGTTGGACACTGCGGTCGGCACCAGCGGGGAGCCGCTCACGGATGCCCAGGCGCAACAGCTTGCCCTGGCCCGACTGTTGTTGGCAGATCCGCCGGTGGTCATTCTCGACGAAGCGACCTCTCAGCTGAGTCCGGGCTCGGCCCGAAGTCTCGAGCGGGCGCTTGCGACCGTGCTTGCGGGTCGCACGGTCATCGCGATCGCGCACCGTCTGCACACGGCTTACGACGCGGATCGGATCGCCGTGATGGAGCACGGACGACTCGTCGAGGTCGGTTCCCATCAGGATCTTCTCGACCAGGGCGGCGCCTACGCCCGGTTATGGTCAAGCTGGCTCTGA